The following proteins are encoded in a genomic region of Sulfurospirillum arsenophilum NBRC 109478:
- a CDS encoding toxin-antitoxin system YwqK family antitoxin, with protein MKLWVTLVCSALMLCAAERTYTYEELDVREDGVLVETQTLKLANGIGQFFYEAGQLKSETPFKNGLREGLGKIYYESGKLKSETPFKNDKIEGLKKEYYESGVLQTEVTFVNDEAEGVGKFYYPTGKLQGETPFKKNQPAGITKLYSPTGQLIRTIEFKEGKILKGFDYNDQGNKIELNRDELIEATK; from the coding sequence ATGAAATTATGGGTTACTTTAGTATGTTCGGCACTGATGCTTTGCGCGGCTGAGAGAACATATACATACGAAGAGTTAGATGTCCGTGAAGATGGTGTTTTGGTAGAGACACAAACACTCAAACTTGCAAACGGCATTGGACAATTTTTCTACGAAGCTGGACAACTCAAAAGCGAGACACCGTTTAAAAATGGACTTCGCGAAGGTCTTGGCAAAATCTACTACGAATCAGGCAAACTCAAAAGCGAAACCCCTTTCAAAAACGATAAAATCGAAGGGCTCAAAAAAGAGTATTACGAATCAGGTGTGCTTCAAACCGAAGTCACTTTTGTCAATGACGAAGCTGAAGGTGTCGGAAAGTTTTACTACCCAACCGGCAAACTCCAAGGCGAAACACCTTTCAAAAAGAACCAACCAGCGGGCATCACCAAACTTTACAGCCCAACAGGTCAGTTGATCCGAACTATCGAATTTAAAGAGGGGAAAATCCTCAAAGGCTTTGACTACAACGACCAAGGCAATAAGATAGAACTGAATCGTGATGAGTTGATAGAAGCTACAAAGTAG
- a CDS encoding ferredoxin-thioredoxin reductase catalytic domain-containing protein — translation MITKIDMNSPEFLAEFEKTEVFTDKVCEQFGFSYTPLTEVKESIQQGLTRNKLIYGKRYCPCFMVIGSTPEEQAKADNRLCPCTPALTVEIPQKGKCHCTIFCTPEHARELAKEENIEEVAHTHVRGLSKEECEVLMKKEQLDSSELEALLEARENGNVKFNLVDTREWMEWIGNRIKGTDFLIPTTSFHNAMEQLNGKENIPVILYCYSGSRSAYCQRILKHMGFKTVLNLEYGIMAYDGETQSGE, via the coding sequence TTGATAACTAAAATAGATATGAACTCACCCGAATTTTTAGCAGAATTTGAAAAAACAGAAGTATTTACCGACAAGGTATGTGAGCAATTTGGCTTTTCATACACACCACTTACTGAAGTAAAAGAGTCGATTCAACAGGGCTTAACGCGTAATAAACTCATCTACGGCAAACGCTACTGTCCCTGTTTTATGGTCATCGGAAGCACACCCGAAGAGCAAGCCAAAGCAGATAATCGCTTGTGTCCTTGTACCCCTGCACTCACGGTAGAAATCCCTCAAAAAGGCAAATGCCACTGCACAATTTTTTGCACCCCTGAACACGCGCGCGAACTTGCCAAAGAAGAGAATATAGAAGAAGTAGCTCATACACACGTTAGGGGCTTAAGCAAAGAAGAATGTGAAGTGTTAATGAAAAAAGAGCAGCTCGATAGCAGTGAGCTTGAAGCACTCCTAGAAGCTAGAGAAAATGGCAACGTGAAGTTCAACCTTGTCGATACACGCGAGTGGATGGAGTGGATCGGAAACCGCATCAAAGGAACAGACTTCTTGATCCCAACCACCAGCTTTCACAATGCTATGGAACAGTTAAATGGAAAAGAGAACATCCCTGTTATTTTATACTGTTACAGCGGAAGTAGGAGTGCGTATTGTCAACGCATTTTAAAACATATGGGTTTTAAAACTGTCCTCAATCTTGAATATGGGATTATGGCGTATGATGGAGAAACGCAGAGTGGAGAGTAA
- a CDS encoding TorD/DmsD family molecular chaperone — MQTIQPQDRSRLDELKHLRDIFNAQNSKELKIAFGALHSCLEISEEDLEVQFNRYFVGPMEPIADPFASIYIDDPDVVMSKSTLHVRELYETMGFTNPLKNIIPDDHLGVELDAYYQLLYLEEAKGITYLSDLRHYFLHEHLSLWVPRFIARALEHSEHDSKAMTFILLQLKSLLIRETTTQGVTA; from the coding sequence ATGCAAACGATTCAACCGCAAGACCGTTCAAGACTGGATGAACTCAAACATCTTCGTGATATTTTTAATGCTCAAAATTCCAAAGAGCTTAAAATTGCGTTTGGTGCGCTTCACTCATGCCTTGAAATTTCGGAAGAGGATTTGGAAGTGCAATTTAATCGTTATTTTGTAGGTCCCATGGAGCCTATTGCCGACCCATTTGCTTCCATTTACATCGATGATCCTGATGTGGTGATGTCAAAAAGTACGTTACATGTAAGAGAATTGTACGAAACGATGGGCTTTACGAATCCACTCAAAAACATCATTCCCGATGATCATTTGGGTGTTGAACTGGACGCGTATTACCAACTACTCTATCTTGAAGAGGCTAAAGGAATAACTTACTTAAGTGACCTTCGTCACTATTTTTTACATGAACACTTAAGCCTTTGGGTGCCGCGCTTCATTGCGCGTGCCTTAGAGCACAGTGAGCATGACTCCAAAGCCATGACCTTTATTTTATTACAGCTCAAATCGTTATT